From Diadema setosum chromosome 5, eeDiaSeto1, whole genome shotgun sequence, the proteins below share one genomic window:
- the LOC140228547 gene encoding cytochrome P450 1A1-like, with amino-acid sequence MTMDLADLLNPYVLLSLLMGVLVLYSQWFETPVSLLKPLPGPRAWPLVGHLPRLLATGFDLRVFHSRLSASFEGALFSYRVFGKNVVVIQDGELAKKAFDDADLCAKPKDEFRAKLSKRVTAGIETSCENAWEEHREVLAVYLGRESTNDNMEQACLDEASKLVRTLQDLKGAPFAPRRLVVMSSINILCQMLFGKAFEHDDPALGQFADLVIEQQDVEEKLGLGCHLLPGWLAKLPFTSGRQRRNLEKRVVEVVAGLLNECVPGSSASSCFVSVYRKEMDERWRKVENNGVCSLDETDLLWTCYDLIRIGVHTTSQPLTGTLLSLPTLPEVQAKLQQDIADKIGLEDGPLPADKPKLPAVEAVLLETLRISPDNPRSLVRVALADVAVGNFDIPQGAVVVADGERIRHDAQAWKEPDRFDPDRFLAADGTISVHQDGMFFGGGKRVFPAESMATSIGFLLLARILQRLTLSSPKDASALSPPTCAQSLSGRLIASPRVS; translated from the exons ATGACTATGGATTTGGCGGACCTTTTGAACCCATACGTCCTGTTGAGCCTTCTAATGGGTGTACTCGTGCTCTACTCCCAGTGGTTCGAAACCCCCGTCTCGCTCCTCAAACCTCTACCAGGACCAAGGGCGTGGCCTTTGGTAGGACACCTCCCGCGGCTTCTCGCGACTGGGTTTGACCTTCGCGTGTTCCATTCGCGTCTATCCGCGTCGTTCGAAGGCGCGCTCTTCAGCTACCGCGTGTTTGGTAAAAATGTGGTCGTCATTCAAGATGGCGAACTCGCAAAGAAGGCCTTCGATGATGCAGATCTGTGTGCGAAGCCGAAGGATGAGTTTCGAGCTAAACTCTCCAAGAGAGTGACGGCAG GTATTGAGACATCGTGCGAGAATGCATGGGAAGAACATCGGGAGGTTCTGGCCGTCTACCTCGGTAGAGAATCCACCAACGACAACATGGAACAAGCGTGTCTAGACGAGGCATCAAAACTAGTGAGGACGCTCCAAGATCTGAAGGGCGCCCCCTTCGCGCCGCGCCGCCTCGTCGTCATGTCGTCGATCAACATCCTCTGCCAGATGCTCTTCGGCAAGGCGTTCGAGCACGACGACCCGGCGCTCGGCCAGTTCGCCGATCTCGTCATCGAGCAGCAGGATGTGGAAGAGAAACTCGGCCTCGGTTGTCACCTGCTGCCTGGGTGGCTTGCCAAGCTGCCGTTCACTTCTGGGAGACAGAGGCGCAACCTGGAGAAGCGAGTGGTGGAAGTTGTGGCTGGATTGCTAAACGAGTGTGTGCCGGGCTCCTCCGCCTCCAGCTGCTTCGTGAGTGTGTATCGCAAGGAGATGGACGAACGCTGGCGCAAAGTG GAAAATAATGGGGTATGCTCACTGGACGAGACTGATCTTCTGTGGACGTGCTACGACCTGATTAGAATTGGAGTGCACACGACGTCACAACCTCTTACTGGTACCCTCCTTTCTCTGCCGACTCTCCCTGAAGTACAGGCAAAACTCCAGCAGGACATAGCCGACAAAATTGGGCTGGAGGATGGTCCACTTCCCGCCGATAAGCCGAAGCTTCCCGCGGTCGAAGCTGTTCTCCTTGAAACGCTGCGGATCAGCCCCGACAATCCCCGGTCACTGGTGCGCGTCGCCCTGGCTGATGTTGCGGTGGGGAACTTCGACATCCCGCAAGGCGCTGTCGTCGTCGCCGACGGAGAGCGCATACGTCACGATGCGCAAGCGTGGAAAGAACCGGATAGATTCGACCCCGACAGATTTTTGGCGGCAGATGGCACGATCTCAGTGCATCAGGATGGAATGTTCTTTGGGGGTG GAAAAAGGGTGTTTCCAGCTGAGAGCATGGCTACTTCCATTGGTTTCCTCCTTCTCGCTCGCATCCTCCAGAGGCTGACGCTGAGCTCGCCGAAAGACGCATCCGCTCTCTCACCTCCAACTTGTGCCCAAAGTTTGTCCGGAAGACTCATTGCCTCTCCTCGTGTGTCGTAG